One genomic segment of Mytilus trossulus isolate FHL-02 chromosome 4, PNRI_Mtr1.1.1.hap1, whole genome shotgun sequence includes these proteins:
- the LOC134715045 gene encoding uncharacterized protein LOC134715045 has protein sequence MEADMVAQMVKDLVVVEKINVSEIAGDDDSTGFEKIKKQMPHLEIEKTSDRNHIKKNVNSKLYELKNSKMHKEFTQKVLDSIQKNFSYMIDQNQGSEDGIKNGLKAITEHMFGNHTFCNVSWCGGLTKGDAYKHLNLPYGKDLTSKQLKADLEKIFQNKLLTKANQLSKLSSSQANESFNNTVASKAPKRLHYSGSASLGYRVCSAVLQKNEGYEYMSKVNEAAGLSPGNETLKRAGKLNIRRDRKSIKSKSKEWKTNRIKLKQKRLAKNVSKELREGKTYETELAISLDNDVEEEIPEPLNIRIEGDMKSSPLVVFDLETTGLSRTSDIVQIAAYSEEKKFDTYVMPNKPISPEAAAITGITVVGNQMLYNKERVMHKSQFQALNDFIIYLSTFSKKPILVGHNIKRFDCHVLYNSLKSHMLWNEFCSYVHCFVDSLDLFKHVKPGLKSYSQTNLVHELLGETYEAHNAIDDTAILNKLISTKCDFDLYVQTLSFSCLYPYFCFLYQCNLKTFSTVIKKKVMSKAMALKAAKSNLKLCHLRTATNRKGLAGLKALLSETTEQGSVRVTSSNKIINRIFEFLSENKQG, from the exons ATGGAAGCAGATATGGTAGCTCAAATGGTGAAGGATTTGGTTGTGGTTGAGAAAATAAATGTGTCAGAAATTGCAGGAGACGATGACTCCACaggttttgaaaaaataaaaaagcagaTGCCAcatttagaaatagaaaaaactAGTGACAGAAATCACATTAAGAAAAATGTGAATAGtaaattatatgaattaaaaaattctaaaatgcACAAAGAGTTTACACAGAAGGTACTTGACTCAATCCAGAAAAACTTTTCATATATGATTGATCAAAATCAAGGCTCAGAAGACGGTATTAAAAATGGACTTAAAGCAATTACAGAACACATGTTTGGGAACCATACCTTTTGTAATGTGAGTTGGTGTGGTGGTTTAACAAAAGGGGATGCATACAAACACTTAAACCTTCCATATGGAAAAGATTTAACATCAAAACAACTAAAAGCAGACTTGGAAAAAATCTTTCAGAACAAACTTCTGACAAAAGCCAATCAACTTTCAAAACTATCCAGCTCACAAGCTAATGAGAGCTTTAACAACACAGTGGCATCCAAAGCTCCTAAAAGGTTACATTATTCTGGCTCTGCCAGTTTAGGATATAGAGTTTGCTCTGCAGTGCTACAGAAGAACGAAGGCTATGAATATATGTCTAAG GTAAATGAAGCAGCTGGCTTGTCTCCAGGTAATGAAACACTGAAAAGAGCAGGTAAATTAAACATTAGGAGAGACAGgaaatcaattaaatcaaaatcaaaggaGTGGAAGACCAACAGAATTAAACTCAAACAAAAGAGATTAGCCAAAAATGTTTCCAAAGAACTTAGAGAAGGAAAAACATATGAAACTGAATTGg CAATAAGTCTTGATAATGATGTAGAAGAAGAAATACCAGAGCCATTGAATATCAGAATAGAAGGTGACATGAAATCATCCCCTCTAGTTGTCTTTGATCTAGAAACTACAGGTCTTA GCAGAACATCAGATATTGTGCAGATTGCTGCATActcagaagaaaagaaattcgACACTTATGTCATGCCTAACAAACCCATATCTCCTGAAGCAGCTGCAATTACAGGGATAACTGTTGTTGGAAACCAAATGCTTTACAACAAAGAAAGAGTGATGCACAAAAGCCAATTTCAAGCTCTGAATgactttataatttatttgtcaACTTTTTCAAAAAAGCCAATTCTTGTTGGTCATAACATTAAACGGTTTGACTGTCATGTGCTTTACAATAGTTTGAAATCCCATATGTTGTGGAATGAATTTTGTTCCTATGTACACTGTTTTGTTGATTCCTTAGATTTATTTAAACATGTCAAGCCTGGTCTCAAATCTTACAGTCAAACCAATCTTGTTCATGAACTTTTGGGTGAAACTTATGAGGCACACAATGCAATAGATGATACCGCCATTCTCAACAAATTGATTTCAACAAAGTgtgattttgatttatatgtacAAACATTATCATTTTCATGTCTTTATccatatttttgctttttatatcaatgtaatttgaaaacattttcaactgttattaaaaaaaaagtcatgtcAAAAGCTATGGCTTTAAAAGCAGCCAAGTCAAACCTAAAACTTTGTCATTTAAGAACTGCTACAAATAGAAAGGGGTTAGCTGGACTGAAAGCATTGTTGTCTGAGACGACAGAACAGGGTTCTGTGAGAGTAACAAGTTCCAATAAAATCATCAACAGAATTTTTGAATTCTTGTCTGAGAACAAGCAGGGTTAA